One window of the Candidatus Paceibacterota bacterium genome contains the following:
- a CDS encoding Rne/Rng family ribonuclease, with translation MSDRSFSRRRRGMRFRPSGGLGHGQPHSDREAMQARAEALGKPAGPEKLFEHRHAHEIERAENVAAGLPPEGLPRETPEAKGPGKGRFREPHPGTPAEVQEDKPFSPVPVKDPPKGIVETIRAAANTLVKKVQRLIKPVKRIHKEVVINAETLETRVAVSEEGRLEEFTIERTTEERLVGSIFKGRVRNLEDGLKAAFVDIGFEKNAFLHYWDIVPNAFDSGVEIVDRPGKRRDKPKITQKDIPRLYPPGSDIIAQVTKGPIGTKGPRVTTNLVLPGRYLVLLPNSDQSGISRKIENQQERQRLKKILRDLAIPDGMGVIMRTAGEGQQKRYFVRDLALLLEEWNQIQERIKSQPPPSCVFQEPDLIERTVRDFLTEDVERIVVDSPRACDRMRDLISRISKRSAGKIILYSDPQPIFDRFSITRQLENAFSRQVHLKSGGYIVVDETEALVAIDVNTGRHKGGKDQESTILKVNLEAADEISRQLRLRNMGGLIVLDFIDMKSRRDQQQVYQRMKEGLRRDKAKTHVLPISQLGLMEMTRQRHSESVNAAVYDDCPYCKGRGKVKSALTMSVEIQRKLGEILKRRSRDESDFQLRIVVHPTILERLRTEDEKHLIEMEKRYFGKLSFRAEPSLHAEQFKIVNVATNEELASAGG, from the coding sequence ATGAGTGACAGAAGTTTTTCCCGGCGACGGCGCGGCATGCGTTTTCGCCCCAGCGGCGGGCTCGGCCATGGACAGCCCCACTCCGATCGCGAAGCCATGCAAGCTCGCGCCGAGGCATTGGGCAAGCCCGCCGGGCCTGAGAAGCTCTTTGAGCACCGCCATGCGCACGAAATCGAGCGCGCTGAAAACGTGGCCGCGGGCCTGCCACCTGAAGGTCTGCCGCGAGAAACGCCGGAGGCGAAAGGCCCGGGCAAAGGCCGTTTCCGAGAACCTCACCCGGGCACTCCCGCCGAGGTGCAGGAAGACAAACCCTTCTCCCCAGTGCCCGTTAAGGACCCGCCGAAGGGAATTGTGGAAACCATCCGCGCCGCGGCGAACACGCTCGTCAAGAAGGTCCAACGGCTGATCAAGCCAGTCAAACGCATCCACAAGGAAGTGGTCATCAATGCCGAGACGCTCGAAACCCGCGTCGCGGTCTCCGAAGAAGGCCGGCTGGAGGAATTCACCATCGAGCGGACGACCGAGGAACGGCTGGTCGGCAGCATCTTCAAGGGCCGGGTGCGAAACCTGGAAGACGGTCTCAAGGCCGCCTTTGTGGATATCGGATTCGAGAAAAACGCTTTCCTGCATTACTGGGATATTGTGCCCAATGCTTTCGACAGCGGCGTCGAGATTGTTGATCGGCCGGGGAAGCGGCGCGACAAACCCAAGATTACGCAAAAGGACATCCCGCGCCTGTACCCGCCCGGCAGCGACATCATCGCCCAGGTGACCAAGGGCCCGATCGGCACTAAGGGCCCGCGGGTGACAACCAACCTGGTCCTCCCGGGACGCTACCTGGTCCTGCTCCCGAACTCAGACCAAAGCGGCATCTCCCGCAAGATCGAGAACCAGCAGGAGCGCCAGCGGCTCAAGAAGATTCTTCGCGATCTGGCCATCCCCGACGGCATGGGCGTCATCATGCGCACCGCCGGCGAAGGCCAGCAAAAACGCTACTTTGTGCGCGACCTCGCCCTGCTCCTCGAGGAGTGGAACCAGATCCAGGAGCGCATAAAATCCCAACCGCCGCCCAGCTGCGTGTTCCAGGAGCCGGACCTCATCGAGCGCACCGTGCGCGACTTCCTAACCGAAGACGTCGAGCGCATTGTGGTGGACAGCCCCAGGGCGTGCGACCGGATGCGGGATTTGATCTCCAGAATCTCCAAGCGTTCCGCCGGAAAGATCATCCTTTACAGCGACCCTCAACCGATCTTTGACCGCTTCAGCATTACCCGGCAACTGGAGAACGCTTTCTCCCGCCAGGTTCATTTGAAGAGCGGCGGTTACATCGTCGTGGACGAGACTGAGGCGCTCGTCGCTATTGACGTCAACACCGGCCGCCACAAGGGCGGCAAAGACCAGGAATCCACCATCTTGAAGGTGAACCTCGAGGCGGCCGATGAAATCAGCCGCCAGCTTCGCCTGCGCAACATGGGCGGACTTATTGTGCTCGATTTCATTGACATGAAGTCCCGCCGTGACCAGCAACAGGTCTACCAGCGCATGAAGGAGGGGCTGCGTCGTGATAAAGCCAAGACTCATGTTTTGCCCATCTCTCAGCTCGGCCTGATGGAAATGACCCGTCAGCGCCACTCCGAGAGCGTCAATGCCGCCGTGTATGATGATTGCCCCTACTGCAAAGGCCGCGGCAAAGTCAAAAGCGCACTCACAATGAGCGTCGAGATCCAGCGCAAGCTCGGCGAAATCCTGAAGCGCCGTTCGCGCGACGAGTCGGATTTCCAGTTACGCATCGTCGTGCACCCGACCATCCTCGAACGCCTCCGCACCGAAGACGAGAAGCACCTCATCGAGATGGAGAAGCGCTATTTCGGCAAGCTCTCCTTCCGCGCCGAACCTTCTCTTCACGCCGAGCAGTTCAAGATTGTGAACGTCGCGACGAATGAAGAGCTGGCCAGCGCCGGCGGCTGA
- a CDS encoding FtsW/RodA/SpoVE family cell cycle protein, which translates to MFEVSLNERPSRIDRLQLAALLGLMLLGGAFVYSATMVSESARLAPWYNQSWFRQVLWYVLGMGAAAALCCVDYHTLARWSMVAYWIAMALLVMVLLFGTVRFGARRWFDFGLFSLQPSEFAKLAFILAQAHFLSRPVEELRVVSIFLKALGLMMVPFILILKEPDLGSALVLLPAGLAMLFVAGIPRRYLLRLVGGVGILGALFLVDVLFAPKNWQVTLEDYQRRRLLVYFGIEESPPPGASKADRARLRQQQADYTHNMRQALISVGSGGLTGKGWRQGTQNALGYLPRSVAHNDFIFSVIAEESGFVGSVAVLTLYGVVLFTGIRIAGQARDRLGKLMAVGVVTLLFSHVFINIGMNIRIMPVTGVPLPLLSYGGSSVLGSLIAMGILQNVFIYRKAY; encoded by the coding sequence ATGTTTGAAGTCAGCCTCAACGAACGTCCGTCGCGCATTGACCGGCTGCAGTTGGCTGCACTGCTGGGTTTGATGCTGCTGGGCGGGGCGTTCGTGTACAGCGCCACGATGGTGAGCGAATCGGCTCGGCTGGCGCCCTGGTACAATCAGAGCTGGTTCCGGCAGGTCCTCTGGTATGTGCTCGGGATGGGCGCGGCGGCGGCTCTCTGCTGCGTGGACTATCACACGCTGGCCCGGTGGTCCATGGTTGCCTATTGGATAGCCATGGCGCTGCTGGTCATGGTGCTTCTTTTCGGCACGGTGCGTTTCGGCGCGCGGAGATGGTTTGATTTCGGCCTCTTCAGTCTGCAGCCATCCGAGTTTGCCAAGCTCGCCTTCATCCTGGCCCAGGCGCATTTCCTGAGTCGCCCGGTTGAGGAGCTGCGCGTGGTGTCCATCTTCCTGAAGGCCCTCGGCCTGATGATGGTGCCGTTCATCCTGATTCTGAAGGAGCCGGATCTCGGCTCGGCCCTCGTACTGCTGCCGGCCGGGCTGGCCATGCTGTTCGTGGCCGGCATTCCAAGGCGCTACCTCCTGCGGCTGGTCGGCGGGGTCGGAATCCTGGGTGCCCTGTTCCTGGTGGATGTGCTGTTCGCGCCAAAGAACTGGCAGGTTACACTGGAAGACTATCAGCGGCGCCGTCTGCTGGTGTACTTCGGCATAGAGGAATCTCCGCCTCCCGGCGCGTCCAAGGCGGATCGAGCACGCCTGCGCCAGCAGCAGGCCGATTACACGCACAACATGCGGCAGGCATTGATCTCCGTCGGCTCGGGCGGGTTGACGGGCAAAGGCTGGCGGCAAGGCACGCAGAATGCCCTCGGCTACCTGCCGCGATCAGTGGCGCACAACGACTTCATCTTCTCCGTCATTGCCGAGGAGAGTGGCTTTGTCGGCAGCGTGGCCGTGCTCACGCTGTATGGAGTGGTTCTGTTCACAGGAATCAGAATCGCCGGCCAGGCACGCGACCGCCTGGGCAAGTTGATGGCGGTGGGCGTGGTAACCCTGCTCTTCAGCCATGTATTCATCAATATCGGCATGAACATTCGGATAATGCCCGTGACGGGCGTGCCACTGCCGCTGCTAAGTTACGGCGGATCCTCAGTGCTCGGCTCGTTGATCGCTATGGGCATCCTGCAAAACGTGTTTATCTATCGAAAGGCATATTAA
- a CDS encoding penicillin-binding transpeptidase domain-containing protein, with the protein MLIFDQLKKDDPQLRLLAFVVLCAMGVLLIGLWWVQVVSARDYQANLQTQSFRTVRIPAVRGRILDRNGVVLAENRPTYNISLYLEELRGAFDATYTEKAARVRSELKRQQEELSRKLNRELTREERKQFLYTLKEKARVRREARYEVASNVVQQVSLRLRQPLSIDATNFARHYETRLALPYPVVTDLNSTQIARFEEQSTNPMGVDLEVQSTRFYPHGTTAAHVLGHLRRDDSSVEGEEAFFSFRLPDYRGTVGVEFGFDRALRGMAGAKSVLVNNMGYRQTENVWIPAEPGSNVVLTLDLRIQQAAEQALQVAGPAARGAAVVLDTRNGDVLALVSSPSFNPNSYIPSLSHAEWRHITELGAEKNRATQENYAAGSIFKPIIGLACLEAGLNRHATVHSPGYIYVGRKRFGDLVTPGDYDFRRAIKASCNAYFIHNGLHVAGISNIVELGQRFQLGKRTGLPTRQEVSGIFPSLKTVSSGWYDGDTGNLCIGQGQMAVTPIQMAVATAAIANGGKVLWPRLVDRIEPMDPMLGGPTNYFPTVRVRNELQVKPRNLEIVREAMLADVEDADGTGVKAAVPGLKIAGKTGTAQVKNAAGALVNHITWFISFAPYDQPRFAVVTMVEGGISGAATSAPIAQKIYTAIQACYQGGDGKVATMAQAL; encoded by the coding sequence ATGCTTATCTTCGATCAACTGAAGAAGGACGATCCGCAGTTGCGGCTGCTCGCGTTTGTAGTGCTGTGCGCCATGGGCGTCCTGCTCATTGGCCTGTGGTGGGTGCAGGTGGTGTCAGCGCGCGACTACCAGGCAAACCTGCAGACCCAGTCTTTCCGCACCGTGCGCATTCCCGCCGTGCGCGGCCGGATACTTGACCGGAACGGTGTTGTTCTGGCCGAGAATCGGCCCACCTACAATATCAGTTTGTACCTTGAGGAATTGCGCGGTGCGTTCGATGCCACCTATACGGAAAAGGCGGCGCGTGTCCGCAGCGAGCTGAAGCGGCAGCAGGAGGAATTGAGCCGGAAGCTCAATCGAGAACTCACCCGCGAAGAACGAAAGCAGTTCCTGTACACGCTGAAGGAGAAAGCCCGGGTGCGGCGGGAGGCGCGCTACGAGGTCGCCAGCAATGTGGTGCAGCAGGTCAGCCTGCGACTCCGCCAGCCGCTCTCCATTGATGCCACCAACTTCGCCCGGCATTATGAGACCCGCCTTGCCCTGCCCTACCCCGTGGTTACGGATTTGAACTCCACCCAAATCGCGCGCTTCGAGGAACAGTCCACCAACCCGATGGGCGTAGATCTGGAGGTTCAGTCCACCCGTTTCTACCCCCACGGCACTACTGCCGCCCATGTCCTTGGCCATTTGCGGCGGGATGACAGCTCGGTGGAGGGTGAGGAAGCGTTCTTCTCCTTCCGCCTTCCAGATTACCGCGGCACGGTTGGGGTCGAGTTCGGATTCGATAGAGCATTGCGCGGCATGGCCGGCGCGAAATCCGTTCTGGTGAACAACATGGGCTACCGCCAGACCGAGAATGTCTGGATTCCGGCTGAGCCCGGCTCCAATGTGGTGCTCACTCTTGACCTGCGCATTCAGCAGGCAGCCGAGCAGGCCCTGCAAGTTGCCGGACCCGCCGCCCGCGGTGCCGCTGTAGTTCTCGATACGCGCAACGGGGACGTTCTGGCGCTGGTGTCATCGCCGAGCTTCAATCCCAATTCCTACATTCCCAGCCTGTCGCATGCCGAGTGGCGGCACATCACCGAACTGGGAGCCGAGAAGAACCGGGCGACCCAGGAGAACTATGCCGCGGGCTCGATATTCAAACCGATCATCGGTTTGGCGTGCCTCGAAGCGGGGCTGAACCGCCACGCGACGGTGCATAGTCCGGGCTACATCTATGTGGGCAGGAAACGGTTTGGCGACCTGGTCACGCCGGGAGATTATGACTTCCGCCGCGCGATAAAGGCCTCCTGCAACGCCTACTTTATCCATAACGGCCTGCACGTGGCGGGCATCTCCAACATCGTCGAGTTGGGCCAGCGTTTCCAGCTTGGCAAGCGAACCGGGCTTCCCACCCGCCAGGAAGTCAGCGGCATCTTCCCCAGCCTCAAGACCGTCAGCTCGGGTTGGTACGACGGTGACACCGGCAACCTGTGCATCGGCCAGGGCCAAATGGCCGTGACGCCAATCCAAATGGCCGTGGCAACAGCCGCCATCGCCAACGGCGGCAAGGTCTTGTGGCCGCGTCTCGTGGACCGCATCGAACCCATGGACCCGATGCTCGGCGGGCCGACGAATTACTTCCCTACAGTCCGGGTGCGAAATGAGCTGCAGGTCAAGCCGCGCAACCTGGAAATCGTTCGGGAAGCGATGCTGGCGGATGTTGAGGATGCCGACGGCACCGGCGTCAAGGCCGCCGTCCCTGGCCTGAAGATCGCCGGCAAGACGGGCACCGCCCAAGTGAAGAATGCCGCCGGTGCGCTGGTGAACCACATCACCTGGTTCATATCTTTTGCGCCCTACGACCAGCCCCGTTTCGCCGTCGTGACCATGGTCGAAGGCGGCATTTCCGGCGCGGCCACCAGTGCCCCGATCGCCCAGAAGATCTACACCGCAATTCAGGCATGCTACCAGGGCGGTGATGGCAAAGTCGCAACCATGGCTCAAGCGCTTTAA
- the mreC gene encoding rod shape-determining protein MreC codes for MFRRPHYIALSLVVLLTLLVLNLPAPTAARLKLTVGSLFVPLFGLAGSAPHVAGAAGDAIVPRRELLKLLESQRRENQRLKLQTMQAEEIARENDRLHQHVGWQRQAPWKLKLARVVLREPANWWRTLQIDLGSRDNVRVNQPVLTTEGLVGRISSVSLTRSQVTLLGDPNCKVSARVENETRDIGVVGAAGPLDTELVVLGYLSRTANLKPAQLVITSGEGGIFPKGIPIGQIVDVQPVDYGARTEARVKLAANLNSLEEVWVMFP; via the coding sequence ATGTTTAGACGGCCACATTACATTGCATTGAGTCTGGTTGTGCTGCTGACGCTGCTGGTCCTGAACTTGCCAGCGCCGACGGCAGCCCGGCTCAAGTTGACTGTCGGCAGCCTGTTTGTCCCGCTGTTCGGCCTGGCCGGCTCCGCCCCACACGTAGCCGGCGCCGCGGGCGACGCTATTGTGCCGCGGCGGGAACTGCTCAAGCTCCTCGAAAGCCAACGCCGGGAAAACCAGCGGCTGAAGCTGCAGACCATGCAGGCCGAGGAGATTGCCCGCGAGAATGACCGGTTGCACCAACACGTCGGCTGGCAGCGGCAGGCGCCTTGGAAGCTCAAGCTGGCTCGGGTAGTCCTGCGCGAACCGGCCAACTGGTGGCGCACCCTTCAGATTGATCTTGGCAGCCGTGATAATGTGCGAGTGAACCAGCCAGTGCTGACTACTGAGGGGCTGGTCGGGCGGATTTCCTCAGTCAGCCTCACCCGCTCCCAAGTCACGCTCCTGGGTGATCCCAACTGCAAAGTCTCGGCCCGGGTCGAGAACGAAACCCGCGATATCGGGGTTGTCGGCGCAGCCGGACCGCTGGACACCGAACTCGTGGTGCTGGGTTATCTCTCCCGCACCGCCAATCTCAAACCGGCGCAACTGGTGATTACCAGCGGTGAGGGGGGGATATTCCCGAAGGGAATTCCAATCGGCCAGATCGTGGATGTGCAGCCGGTGGACTACGGCGCGCGCACCGAGGCGCGCGTGAAGTTGGCGGCAAACCTGAACTCGCTGGAGGAAGTGTGGGTGATGTTTCCATGA